From one Gammaproteobacteria bacterium genomic stretch:
- a CDS encoding cyclic nucleotide-binding domain-containing protein has protein sequence MIELSKRKDLIRHHSYFKPLNEAEIEELAELSFEKTYHPNETIINEGEIVDSVYLIAEGDIELDLIGDQPDNILQYVLHPGDAIGLTNEGFFSQTGLRTATLISITDVVLIGWAIDIFNYFLKKHPKFLATRKEASEKMLRMFFIKQAEPFLDLPSENIEKLAQDIQEILVPKGTVLFNKGDEADTCYLICSGAVEIYNVDNDSREKILAVYHPWRLIGESVLFTVAKRYSSARMAESGKLLILKREQLHELMKHNNTAESIIGLIIERCCPTRVPDIEYFHRKGDEGQAIIILKDKRRGQYYQLSEEGWFVWQNIDGHNNLQDLTTLLYKERQIFAPLAVADTILNLSDAGFLILPDIHIPEHNHSQKQITKFQKFKEKLYQWRYLQNIFYNIDSKLSSTYHQTVHLLYTKLGQIILAIIALLGVISFGYQLHTFNTNSIDLTHCFLFVSALLTTNILSAIPHELAHGYTTKYFNHEVNRAGIIFYWLGITAFVDTSDMWLSNPRSRIIVSLAGPYMDIVLGGIFSILAFTVSSPTLDLFFLLLALLLYYSVFKNLNPLQETDGYYIIKDICRDPHLRLNAYQWIKNHGVRALLSSRKEHRCEFFYWLICALFQMLTLILAFAAAHYLRLLLPPTVIGISTFHLLWLLPTLAILKFIFTASRLEL, from the coding sequence ATGATCGAATTATCAAAGCGCAAAGATTTAATTCGACATCATTCCTATTTTAAACCACTGAACGAAGCAGAAATTGAAGAGCTCGCAGAACTCTCTTTCGAAAAAACATATCACCCTAATGAGACAATTATTAATGAAGGCGAAATTGTTGATTCGGTCTATTTAATCGCTGAAGGTGACATAGAACTTGATTTGATAGGTGATCAACCTGACAATATTTTACAGTATGTTCTCCACCCAGGAGATGCCATTGGACTTACTAATGAAGGTTTTTTTAGCCAAACGGGTCTACGAACAGCAACACTAATTAGCATAACGGATGTTGTTTTAATAGGTTGGGCTATCGATATTTTTAATTATTTTTTAAAAAAGCATCCAAAATTCCTTGCAACAAGAAAAGAAGCCTCTGAAAAAATGTTGCGAATGTTTTTTATAAAGCAAGCTGAACCATTTTTAGATCTACCCTCTGAAAACATCGAAAAACTAGCTCAAGATATCCAAGAAATTCTGGTACCCAAAGGGACTGTATTATTTAATAAAGGTGATGAGGCGGATACATGTTATCTTATCTGTTCAGGGGCCGTCGAAATTTATAATGTGGACAACGACAGCCGTGAAAAGATATTAGCTGTATATCATCCCTGGCGATTGATTGGTGAAAGCGTTCTCTTTACAGTCGCTAAACGTTATTCTAGTGCGCGAATGGCCGAATCAGGAAAACTTCTAATTTTAAAGCGTGAACAATTACATGAACTAATGAAACATAACAACACGGCTGAATCCATTATTGGATTAATCATAGAACGTTGCTGTCCGACTCGTGTACCCGACATTGAATATTTTCATCGTAAAGGTGATGAAGGCCAAGCAATCATCATTCTAAAAGACAAACGTCGAGGTCAATATTATCAATTATCTGAGGAAGGTTGGTTTGTGTGGCAAAATATCGATGGTCACAATAATTTGCAGGATCTCACCACTCTGCTCTACAAGGAACGGCAAATTTTTGCACCCCTTGCTGTGGCTGACACTATTCTAAACTTATCTGATGCAGGTTTTCTGATACTACCTGACATACACATCCCTGAACACAACCACTCTCAAAAACAGATAACGAAATTTCAAAAGTTTAAAGAAAAACTTTATCAATGGCGATATTTACAAAATATTTTTTACAATATTGATAGCAAACTTTCTTCAACCTACCATCAGACTGTGCATCTACTTTATACAAAATTAGGCCAAATCATTTTGGCCATAATAGCTCTACTCGGTGTGATTTCTTTTGGATATCAGTTACACACTTTTAATACGAATTCCATTGATTTAACCCACTGCTTTCTTTTTGTTAGTGCTCTGCTCACCACGAATATTCTTTCTGCAATTCCTCACGAACTTGCTCATGGATATACGACAAAATATTTTAATCATGAAGTCAATCGCGCAGGTATTATATTTTACTGGCTTGGTATAACTGCATTTGTTGATACATCAGATATGTGGTTATCTAATCCTCGATCCAGAATAATTGTCAGTTTAGCGGGTCCTTATATGGATATTGTTCTTGGTGGTATTTTTTCCATTTTAGCCTTCACCGTATCATCACCCACATTAGATTTATTTTTTCTCTTATTAGCGCTATTGCTCTATTACAGCGTCTTTAAAAATTTAAATCCTTTACAAGAAACTGACGGCTATTACATTATAAAAGACATCTGCCGTGATCCACATTTACGATTAAACGCCTATCAATGGATAAAAAATCACGGCGTGCGAGCCCTTTTATCTAGCCGAAAAGAACACCGTTGTGAGTTTTTTTATTGGCTCATTTGCGCACTGTTTCAAATGCTGACCTTAATCCTCGCTTTCGCTGCAGCACATTATTTACGCTTGCTTTTACCACCCACCGTTATCGGAATCTCTACCTTTCACTTACTCTGGCTATTACCAACTTTGGCTATACTGAAATTTATATTCACGGCGTCGCGTCTTGAGTTGTGA
- a CDS encoding serpin family protein, with product MRRFLSLSLLLAFAMTASAKDFSVNFFQKIAHHKSTENFVLSGTSLEAVLLMLQEGALGDTQRELSMALCGSSKACQNVVSKQKDYDVANAIWVQQGLVIKPNYLDTIKKRYQGEILSADFQKNALKAVEQVNQWANTNTHGMIKDILQPSDVDKSTAMILANAIYFQGFWPVEFDVKNTANMDFTLLNNKKVSVATMTKKDDYFIANQNGIQLVGLPYRDSQLEMLVLMPEETKKFPDFIRALSNEKIQSLLGAQQKSEFTLFLPKFSISSSYTDLKATLQSLGIRTIFTTRADLSNINDQVSLSLDKVLQKAVIIVDEKGTKAAAVTAGIVMTRAVMPRMVHIDRPFVFAIVDRNSRDILFMGQVVNPGK from the coding sequence ATGAGAAGGTTTCTATCACTTTCGCTGCTGTTGGCTTTTGCTATGACTGCTAGTGCAAAAGATTTTTCGGTTAATTTTTTCCAAAAAATAGCACATCATAAATCAACTGAAAATTTTGTGCTTTCTGGAACAAGTCTTGAAGCGGTTCTGTTAATGCTGCAAGAAGGTGCTCTCGGAGACACTCAGCGTGAACTTTCGATGGCCTTGTGTGGATCTTCTAAGGCGTGTCAAAATGTTGTCTCAAAACAAAAAGACTATGATGTTGCAAACGCTATTTGGGTGCAACAAGGGCTAGTCATTAAGCCCAATTATCTGGATACCATTAAAAAACGCTATCAAGGTGAAATTCTTTCTGCCGATTTTCAAAAAAATGCATTAAAAGCGGTTGAGCAGGTGAATCAATGGGCCAATACAAATACTCATGGAATGATTAAAGATATTCTTCAGCCAAGTGATGTCGATAAGAGTACGGCAATGATTTTAGCAAATGCGATCTATTTTCAAGGATTTTGGCCTGTTGAGTTTGATGTTAAAAACACCGCTAACATGGATTTTACCTTGTTGAATAATAAAAAAGTTAGCGTGGCTACTATGACAAAAAAAGATGATTATTTTATTGCGAATCAAAATGGAATTCAGCTTGTTGGGCTGCCTTATCGCGATAGTCAACTTGAGATGTTGGTGTTGATGCCTGAAGAGACTAAAAAATTTCCTGATTTTATTCGTGCATTAAGCAACGAAAAAATACAATCATTATTGGGCGCTCAACAAAAATCTGAGTTCACATTATTTCTGCCAAAATTTTCCATATCATCTTCGTATACGGATTTAAAAGCGACGTTGCAATCACTGGGAATTCGTACTATTTTTACAACCCGTGCAGATTTAAGCAATATTAATGATCAGGTGTCGCTTAGTTTAGATAAGGTTTTGCAAAAGGCGGTCATAATCGTTGATGAAAAAGGGACAAAAGCGGCTGCTGTCACTGCAGGAATTGTAATGACCAGAGCGGTAATGCCTAGAATGGTTCATATCGATAGGCCTTTTGTGTTTGCGATTGTGGATAGAAATTCTCGCGATATTCTTTTTATGGGACAGGTGGTGAATCCTGGAAAGTAA
- a CDS encoding ankyrin repeat domain-containing protein gives MNQEFENENSQYIVSEFKSVGLVQFHFSEKEKAQTMRLFLSSFLPILDDDYPKIENDIVIMTKDQYHFYRLTISQSRENLLSDLIPDHYFLKTLRADEFDYSQAFIKGLFPGEHGLRRQNLRPVERKPYIITPEGEVVQRANRRPRHDPSKKAQYSQIQSCTFIDNETQSRAFGFSQVREIRLYGLMTHVDDVLIHRGLIRDSGTVGRVFEHESEQSAKASHFHRESKGEKILYSQEEFEKFKRANLEVRSKERRTNEFLARLHFNPYRSVVAICTDTLEARLLAYHFAQELLKEVKEYASRHNIVINPNYRIPIIFYLPYFQKNHQSCKTDFCTTHGKYKHNIKVYTETMQKKDQEEALAILNTPPLKNTKYANLDCEFLLGLDQIISQDLLDEIFFGCSLAEQLLRQKRGRLLLRLLESRNTKTAEVTQQVFTKLLQEGRIEENDEIISELIKLEAFDIAEFIIKETNTDKRRLQYGDLSLDDWIIQFGNPRHMNFMGMKEMLLKASHQAKWVIIMLCLKEYPKIDITCLGLLLVRACHAKRYNEAHLLMQMGAVKSVHGKDAFEQLIADQQWSLASYLLSVNPNLDIDNFSRVLKNCIIGKAEDLVEKLINIGIRYDKSKFNDAIASSIQVALELAKIDMLQKIIAILKEIKKESGSFETLIRLAHDFADFSRNQDAIQWLEFTYPFVSTTSSSSSLFDIGQLFIETFAHHGKEFAEYRLRKYSAKALEKLIPYFQKLFGDFEDPLIQKFSEEFFGGLWKTSHKIARVRKREKEGLVLFSFKDESSAKFFNQLITRVLPGQDDLYPKIEKSVVSMTPDQYYFCHLYAMRETKHLDEERLRNQYVLKTFKMSDLSEVNNFISDILPSVKGCDKQNFSKQYKADLVDRKPLPSSVDRIPDSAIFSFGLLTHVEDSLIADSKDGFKQVNARFRFNPYRTIVVIGDDSFEAKFSAYAFAEALLAKYSEVAEGDHRKLNPEYKIPIFFYRPMLSTIFSRKKEVNSVAHDTLFYSKEYYQYDQRSARNIYEDVNSRQQRYVNRHYGFLLGLDEITSYTLFDKVDNVPLVICMIKNGFTWILSRFLQKTKQNLYEDIVEKLLSVGKHDLTFIICELILNDEFKIARMLLDRSSITIQQIKLSYYKNTRFFDYLIAYGTPSQLNFMGFENILTLVSFNKNWRLVRQTIYEYPDMDRALLSKLLEEATKQSASEEVKFLLLHGADASLRNLCNGAIVGAVQTKDWKTVAVFTQFPTDEQDNAEYGFALLQAVRNKEVDIALKLLDAGAKPFCREFKWGLESTLYYAVELGLNDLLPRLINFESQGEHSPAFYSRCLLARDLAYTTHNTQAAALFNKFIGHMPAVDSQNSLQSIARLFMQALYLENPDLAMYRLVRYLSECKLLDKDDRDPVKAISQILKFIDPPCHELPDIHLDKTRFNIIALILNILMEYNGLHIFYPLYESDSMPKLFGSAIFYRVLLSRLNEDYFNSILELSKIIASDESRRKEWQKTLDEQFYAAIKSSKHSLAYCLVRLGALPIDNHSDNLKGESSLEIAAFDGNEKVVEYLLSHFNFSQELKTKALHSAAKTGWITRIPTLLLDEGAQLTPEIVKLVSSHEEEFILPILDWVDDTAINSSEYQAEVYALWCSGFSRPRVQAKLSTLLISEWVIHYTLMHIFAIFELSFDDKRYLQLVASFRDRHPRSEHLFVLLCDRSIRDCNTIKCSIVDPSNFFENLSSIIHGYFSGQENVLSKLPDEKIILQTYQAVRSELEQIASSVKHVVSSTNIPFFKPVDNKNEFVACLRAYINRVDQLLAHKRTLQQDESAPNVIITELKSIPGIV, from the coding sequence ATGAATCAAGAATTTGAAAACGAAAATTCACAGTACATCGTATCGGAATTTAAGTCTGTGGGTCTTGTTCAGTTTCATTTTTCAGAAAAAGAAAAAGCGCAGACCATGCGACTATTTTTATCTTCATTTTTACCTATACTTGATGACGACTACCCAAAAATTGAAAATGATATTGTGATTATGACGAAGGATCAATATCATTTTTATAGATTAACTATTAGCCAGTCAAGAGAAAATTTATTATCCGATCTCATTCCTGATCATTATTTTTTAAAGACACTGCGTGCAGATGAATTTGATTACAGCCAGGCTTTTATTAAAGGACTGTTTCCGGGTGAGCATGGCTTAAGACGTCAAAATTTGCGACCTGTTGAAAGAAAGCCTTACATCATTACACCTGAAGGTGAGGTTGTTCAAAGAGCAAACCGAAGACCTAGGCATGATCCTTCAAAAAAAGCTCAGTATTCACAAATTCAGTCATGTACGTTTATTGACAACGAAACGCAGAGCCGCGCGTTTGGATTTTCTCAAGTGAGAGAAATTCGTTTGTACGGTTTAATGACTCATGTGGACGATGTGTTGATTCATAGAGGCCTAATCAGAGATTCGGGAACCGTGGGTCGGGTATTTGAGCATGAAAGTGAGCAATCTGCAAAAGCGAGTCATTTTCACAGAGAGAGTAAAGGCGAGAAGATTTTATATTCTCAAGAGGAATTTGAAAAATTTAAACGCGCCAATCTTGAGGTAAGATCAAAAGAACGTCGAACCAATGAGTTCTTAGCGAGATTGCATTTTAATCCGTATCGATCTGTAGTGGCTATTTGTACTGATACCTTAGAGGCTCGATTATTGGCCTATCATTTTGCACAAGAGCTATTAAAAGAGGTCAAAGAATATGCCTCACGGCATAATATAGTAATAAATCCAAATTATAGAATCCCCATTATTTTTTACTTGCCTTATTTTCAAAAAAATCATCAGTCTTGCAAAACTGATTTTTGCACTACTCATGGTAAATATAAACACAATATTAAAGTTTATACTGAAACGATGCAGAAAAAAGATCAAGAAGAAGCGCTGGCAATCTTAAATACACCTCCCCTAAAAAATACGAAATATGCAAATCTCGATTGTGAATTCTTGTTAGGTCTTGATCAAATTATTAGTCAAGATTTACTCGATGAAATTTTTTTCGGATGTTCTTTAGCAGAGCAACTTCTAAGACAGAAGCGTGGAAGGTTGTTGTTGCGTCTATTGGAATCAAGAAATACAAAAACAGCCGAAGTGACTCAACAAGTATTTACAAAATTGTTACAAGAAGGTCGAATTGAGGAAAATGATGAAATAATTTCAGAGTTGATTAAACTAGAAGCTTTCGATATTGCTGAATTTATTATCAAAGAAACAAACACTGATAAACGTCGTTTACAGTACGGTGATCTCTCTCTAGATGATTGGATAATTCAATTTGGAAATCCTCGTCACATGAATTTCATGGGCATGAAAGAAATGTTGCTCAAAGCTTCGCATCAAGCTAAATGGGTCATTATCATGCTGTGTCTGAAGGAATATCCAAAAATCGATATCACCTGTTTAGGATTGTTGTTAGTAAGAGCATGCCATGCAAAACGTTATAATGAGGCGCATTTATTGATGCAAATGGGTGCTGTGAAATCAGTGCATGGTAAAGATGCATTTGAACAGCTCATTGCTGATCAACAGTGGAGTTTGGCTTCATATCTTCTCAGTGTTAACCCTAATCTTGATATTGATAATTTTAGCAGGGTACTGAAAAACTGTATTATAGGCAAAGCTGAGGATCTTGTAGAGAAATTAATAAATATTGGCATTCGTTATGATAAATCCAAATTTAATGACGCGATCGCTTCGTCAATACAAGTAGCATTGGAGCTAGCAAAAATTGACATGTTACAAAAGATCATCGCTATATTAAAAGAAATTAAGAAAGAGTCGGGATCATTTGAAACGCTGATTCGTTTAGCGCATGATTTTGCGGATTTTTCTCGTAATCAGGATGCAATTCAATGGCTAGAGTTCACTTATCCTTTTGTATCAACAACGTCTAGCTCCTCAAGCTTGTTTGATATAGGCCAATTGTTTATCGAAACATTTGCACATCATGGCAAAGAGTTTGCTGAGTATCGTTTAAGAAAATATAGTGCAAAAGCACTTGAGAAGTTAATACCTTATTTCCAAAAGCTTTTCGGAGATTTTGAAGATCCACTTATACAAAAGTTTAGTGAGGAGTTTTTTGGGGGTCTTTGGAAGACATCTCATAAAATAGCTAGAGTTAGAAAGCGTGAGAAAGAAGGCCTTGTACTTTTCTCATTTAAAGATGAATCATCTGCTAAATTCTTTAATCAGTTGATCACGCGAGTTTTACCTGGTCAAGATGATCTGTATCCAAAAATAGAAAAATCAGTCGTTAGTATGACCCCGGATCAATATTATTTTTGTCATCTCTATGCAATGAGAGAGACGAAGCATCTAGATGAAGAACGTCTCCGTAATCAGTATGTTCTTAAAACTTTTAAAATGAGTGACCTCTCTGAAGTCAATAATTTTATTTCTGATATTCTCCCCAGTGTAAAGGGGTGCGATAAACAGAATTTTTCAAAACAGTATAAAGCTGACCTTGTCGATCGCAAGCCTCTTCCATCTTCTGTCGATAGGATACCAGATTCTGCGATATTTTCTTTTGGTCTTTTGACTCACGTTGAAGATTCTCTGATAGCCGATTCTAAAGATGGTTTTAAGCAAGTTAATGCTAGATTTCGATTCAATCCTTATCGTACCATAGTTGTTATTGGTGATGATTCTTTTGAGGCAAAGTTTTCTGCCTATGCCTTTGCAGAAGCTTTATTGGCGAAATATTCTGAAGTAGCAGAGGGAGATCATAGAAAGCTTAATCCTGAATATAAAATCCCTATTTTTTTCTACAGGCCAATGTTAAGTACTATTTTTTCACGCAAAAAAGAAGTGAATTCTGTAGCGCATGACACTCTTTTTTACTCAAAAGAGTATTATCAATATGACCAACGTTCTGCCAGAAATATCTATGAGGATGTCAATTCTAGGCAGCAACGTTACGTAAATCGGCACTACGGATTTTTATTAGGATTGGATGAGATCACTTCCTATACTTTGTTTGACAAAGTGGATAATGTGCCCTTAGTAATCTGTATGATTAAAAATGGATTTACTTGGATTTTATCTCGGTTTTTGCAAAAAACAAAACAAAATCTTTATGAAGACATTGTTGAGAAGCTTTTGAGTGTTGGTAAACATGATCTTACGTTTATTATCTGTGAGCTAATCCTAAATGACGAATTTAAGATTGCTCGAATGCTGCTTGATAGATCTAGCATTACAATACAACAAATCAAATTATCATATTATAAAAATACTAGATTCTTTGATTATCTAATAGCTTATGGTACTCCAAGCCAATTGAACTTCATGGGTTTTGAAAATATCCTAACACTCGTGTCATTTAATAAAAATTGGAGACTTGTAAGACAAACTATCTATGAATATCCTGATATGGATAGGGCGTTACTTTCAAAGTTATTGGAGGAGGCGACCAAACAAAGCGCATCTGAAGAAGTAAAATTTCTGCTTCTACACGGAGCTGATGCTTCGCTCAGGAATCTCTGTAATGGAGCGATAGTAGGCGCAGTGCAGACAAAAGATTGGAAAACAGTGGCTGTATTTACACAATTTCCTACTGATGAACAAGATAACGCTGAGTATGGGTTTGCTCTCTTACAAGCCGTTCGTAATAAGGAGGTTGATATTGCTCTAAAGCTACTAGATGCTGGTGCTAAGCCATTTTGTAGGGAGTTTAAGTGGGGATTGGAGTCAACATTATATTATGCGGTTGAGCTAGGTTTAAACGACCTCCTTCCAAGGCTAATCAATTTTGAATCACAAGGAGAGCACTCTCCTGCATTTTATTCTCGGTGTCTGTTAGCTCGTGACCTGGCGTATACTACCCATAATACTCAAGCCGCTGCTTTGTTCAATAAATTTATCGGCCATATGCCGGCTGTTGATTCTCAAAATAGTCTTCAGAGCATTGCTAGGTTATTTATGCAAGCTCTCTATTTGGAAAATCCTGATCTCGCTATGTATCGATTAGTCCGTTATTTGTCCGAATGCAAACTTCTTGATAAAGATGATCGTGATCCTGTAAAAGCTATTTCACAGATTTTGAAGTTTATTGACCCTCCTTGTCACGAGCTTCCAGATATTCATTTGGATAAAACAAGATTTAATATTATCGCTCTAATTCTTAATATTCTCATGGAATATAATGGTCTCCACATCTTTTATCCATTATATGAATCCGATAGTATGCCGAAATTATTCGGAAGTGCTATTTTCTACCGTGTTTTACTCTCTCGATTAAATGAAGATTATTTTAATAGCATACTAGAGTTGAGTAAAATCATTGCCAGCGATGAAAGTCGTAGAAAAGAATGGCAGAAAACTCTGGATGAGCAATTTTATGCCGCAATAAAATCTTCTAAACATTCATTAGCTTATTGTTTGGTACGTCTAGGTGCTCTGCCTATTGATAATCATTCTGATAATCTTAAAGGAGAGTCTTCACTTGAAATCGCCGCCTTTGATGGCAATGAAAAAGTGGTTGAGTATTTATTGAGTCATTTTAATTTTAGCCAAGAATTAAAAACCAAAGCTCTCCATAGCGCAGCTAAAACTGGCTGGATAACGCGTATTCCTACGTTATTATTAGATGAGGGTGCTCAATTAACGCCTGAAATTGTGAAATTAGTGTCTAGTCATGAAGAAGAATTTATTCTCCCTATTTTAGATTGGGTAGACGATACTGCCATTAATTCATCAGAATATCAGGCAGAGGTCTATGCATTATGGTGCTCGGGCTTTTCTAGGCCTAGAGTACAAGCTAAGTTGTCCACGTTACTTATCTCTGAGTGGGTAATTCATTATACGTTGATGCATATTTTTGCAATATTTGAATTATCCTTTGATGATAAAAGGTATCTCCAGTTAGTGGCTTCGTTCAGAGATAGACATCCAAGATCAGAACATTTGTTTGTATTATTGTGCGACAGAAGTATTAGGGATTGTAACACTATTAAATGTAGTATTGTTGACCCATCAAATTTTTTTGAAAACTTATCATCAATTATACATGGATATTTCTCAGGTCAAGAAAATGTGCTGAGTAAATTGCCGGACGAAAAAATTATTCTACAAACCTATCAAGCAGTTCGATCAGAACTTGAACAAATAGCATCATCTGTAAAACATGTTGTATCCAGCACTAATATTCCTTTTTTCAAGCCTGTTGACAATAAAAATGAATTTGTTGCCTGTCTGAGAGCCTATATTAATCGTGTGGATCAGTTGTTGGCGCATAAAAGAACATTGCAGCAGGACGAGTCTGCGCCGAATGTGATTATTACGGAACTGAAGTCAATTCCAGGTATAGTATAA